In Nostoc sp. UHCC 0926, a single genomic region encodes these proteins:
- the lpxA gene encoding acyl-ACP--UDP-N-acetylglucosamine O-acyltransferase translates to MKTLIHPTAVIHPKSELHHTVQVGAYAVIGAHVKVGPETIIGAHAVLEGPCEIGAQNQIFTGAAIGMEPQDLKFVGEPTWVKIGDNNLIREYVTINRATGAGEATVIGDGNLLMAYVHVAHNCVIEDQVVIANSVALAGHVHIESRARLSGVLGVHQFVHIGRQAMVGGMARIDRDVAPYMLVEGNPARVRTLNLVGLKRSGMDSADLQMLKKAFRILYRSDLSFKDALEQLELLGDSEELQHLRRFLLLSQMPGRRGLIPGKGKKGVSDES, encoded by the coding sequence TTGAAAACGCTAATTCATCCAACTGCTGTAATTCATCCTAAATCGGAACTCCACCATACAGTGCAAGTCGGTGCCTATGCTGTGATTGGAGCGCATGTCAAAGTGGGCCCTGAAACAATAATCGGCGCTCATGCTGTGCTAGAGGGGCCTTGTGAAATTGGGGCGCAAAATCAGATTTTTACAGGTGCAGCCATCGGCATGGAACCCCAGGATCTCAAGTTTGTAGGAGAACCAACCTGGGTCAAAATTGGTGATAACAACTTAATTCGTGAGTACGTTACTATTAACCGCGCTACTGGTGCTGGTGAAGCGACGGTAATAGGTGATGGGAACCTGCTGATGGCTTATGTCCATGTGGCTCATAACTGCGTGATTGAAGACCAGGTAGTGATTGCTAACTCTGTGGCGTTGGCAGGTCATGTCCATATAGAGTCACGCGCTAGACTGAGTGGGGTTTTAGGTGTCCATCAATTTGTGCATATTGGTAGACAGGCAATGGTGGGAGGCATGGCACGAATTGACCGGGATGTGGCCCCATATATGCTAGTTGAGGGAAATCCGGCGCGGGTACGAACCCTCAACCTTGTGGGACTTAAACGGTCTGGTATGGACTCAGCAGATTTGCAAATGCTGAAAAAAGCCTTCCGCATTCTCTACCGTTCTGATTTGTCCTTTAAGGATGCCTTGGAACAACTGGAACTGTTAGGGGATAGCGAAGAATTGCAGCATCTGCGCCGCTTCCTGCTACTTTCTCAGATGCCAGGAAGGCGTGGCTTGATTCCCGGTAAGGGGAAAAAAGGCGTGAGTGATGAATCGTAA
- the lpxC gene encoding UDP-3-O-acyl-N-acetylglucosamine deacetylase, with protein sequence MQQHTLAAQIIQTGVGLHSGVSTQVRILPAEAGSGRYFVRVDLLDLPIIPAQVAAVSHTVLSTQLGKGEVYVRTVEHLLAALSGMGVDNARIEIDGPEVPLLDGSASVWTANIAQVGLVSQPVNNQVPLAVTEPIWVYQGDAFVCALPAPETRFSYGIDFDLPAIGNQWHSWSLSAELGKASASFAAEIAPARTFGLLHQIEHLQKTGLIKGGSLDNALVCGSEGWLNPPLRFANEPVRHKILDLVGDLSLLGTFPSAHFLAYKASHNLHIQLAQRILDLGF encoded by the coding sequence ATGCAACAGCACACTCTAGCCGCCCAAATCATCCAAACAGGGGTGGGACTGCATAGCGGTGTGAGTACCCAGGTGCGGATACTACCAGCTGAGGCAGGAAGTGGACGCTACTTTGTGCGAGTGGATTTACTAGATTTGCCGATCATTCCAGCCCAAGTTGCGGCAGTTAGTCACACTGTTCTCTCAACTCAGTTGGGCAAGGGTGAGGTATATGTTCGCACGGTAGAGCATTTATTGGCAGCACTTTCGGGTATGGGTGTGGATAATGCCCGCATTGAAATTGATGGCCCAGAAGTTCCACTTTTGGATGGTTCAGCAAGTGTGTGGACAGCCAACATTGCCCAAGTTGGCTTAGTATCACAACCCGTTAACAACCAAGTTCCCTTGGCTGTTACAGAACCAATATGGGTCTATCAAGGGGATGCCTTTGTATGTGCCCTCCCAGCACCAGAAACCCGCTTTAGTTACGGTATTGATTTTGACCTGCCTGCCATTGGTAATCAATGGCATAGTTGGTCACTAAGTGCTGAACTAGGAAAAGCTTCTGCTAGCTTTGCTGCGGAAATTGCTCCTGCCCGTACTTTTGGGTTACTGCATCAAATTGAACACTTACAAAAAACAGGGTTAATTAAAGGTGGCAGTTTGGATAATGCACTTGTTTGTGGATCAGAAGGCTGGCTAAATCCACCATTAAGATTTGCAAATGAGCCAGTCCGTCATAAAATTTTGGATTTAGTAGGAGATTTAAGTTTACTAGGAACTTTTCCTAGTGCTCATTTCTTAGCGTATAAAGCCAGTCATAATTTACACATTCAACTGGCTCAAAGAATTTTAGATTTGGGATTTTAG
- a CDS encoding NAD-dependent epimerase/dehydratase family protein: MKVLVIGGDGYCGWATALYLSNRGYEVGILDSLVRRHWDNELGVETLTPIALIQQRLQHWQDLTGKSIDLFIGDITNYEFLNKALHQFQPNALVHFGEQRSAPFSMIDREHAVLTQVNNVVGTLNLLYAMREDFPDCHLVKLGTMGEYGTPNIDIEEGYITIEHNGRKDTLPYPKQPGSMYHLSKVHDSHNIHFACRIWGLRATDLNQGVVYGVLTEETGMDELLINRLDYDGVFGTALNRFCIQAAIGHPLTVYGKGGQTRGFLDIRDTVRCVELAIANPAQPGEFRVFNQFTEQFSVGDLALMVKKAGNAMGLNVEINHLDNPRVEKEEHYFNAKNTKLLDLGLEPHLLSDSLLDSLLNFAIKYQKRVDHKQILPKVSWHRN; this comes from the coding sequence ATGAAAGTCCTGGTTATTGGTGGTGATGGATATTGCGGTTGGGCAACTGCTCTTTACCTTTCCAATCGAGGTTATGAAGTTGGAATTTTAGATAGTTTGGTGCGGCGGCATTGGGATAATGAACTGGGTGTCGAAACTCTCACTCCGATCGCACTAATTCAGCAACGCCTCCAGCACTGGCAAGATTTGACTGGCAAATCTATCGACCTGTTCATCGGCGATATTACTAACTACGAATTTCTCAACAAAGCATTACATCAATTTCAGCCAAACGCCCTAGTGCATTTTGGAGAACAGCGTTCGGCTCCATTTTCGATGATTGACCGCGAACATGCAGTTCTTACCCAGGTCAATAACGTAGTTGGTACGTTGAACTTGTTGTACGCCATGCGGGAAGATTTCCCAGACTGTCATTTAGTGAAGTTGGGGACGATGGGTGAATACGGTACACCCAACATCGATATAGAAGAAGGGTACATCACCATTGAACACAATGGACGCAAGGATACCCTACCTTATCCCAAGCAGCCTGGTTCAATGTACCATTTAAGCAAAGTCCATGACAGTCATAACATCCACTTTGCTTGCCGGATTTGGGGATTGCGGGCAACGGATTTAAATCAAGGTGTAGTTTATGGCGTCTTAACCGAAGAAACGGGGATGGACGAACTGTTGATTAATCGGCTTGATTACGATGGCGTGTTTGGTACTGCACTAAACCGCTTCTGCATTCAAGCAGCTATTGGACACCCCTTAACGGTTTACGGTAAAGGCGGGCAAACTCGCGGATTTTTGGATATTCGGGATACAGTCCGATGTGTGGAATTAGCGATCGCTAACCCTGCACAACCTGGTGAATTCCGCGTATTTAACCAATTTACTGAACAATTCAGCGTCGGCGACTTGGCATTGATGGTGAAAAAAGCTGGTAACGCTATGGGATTGAATGTAGAAATCAATCACTTAGATAATCCCAGAGTCGAGAAAGAAGAACATTACTTCAACGCTAAAAACACTAAATTGCTCGATTTAGGTTTAGAGCCTCACTTGCTTTCTGATTCTCTACTCGATTCTCTGTTAAACTTTGCCATCAAGTATCAGAAACGAGTTGATCACAAACAAATTCTGCCCAAAGTCTCTTGGCACAGAAATTAG
- the lpxB gene encoding lipid-A-disaccharide synthase translates to MRIFISTGEVSGDLQGSLLITALKRQAVAIGLELEIVALGGEKMVEAGAILLGNTSSIGSMGILEGLPYVLPTLQVQRAAIASLRQDPPDLVVLIDYMSPNIKIGTYMKQHLPDVPVVYYIAPQEWAWSVNFRRTNRIVGFTDKLLAIFPQEARYFREKGAKVIWVGHPLVDGMQDAPSRQAARTTLGIAPEQIAIALLPASRHQELKYLLPIIFQAAQTLQAKLPEVHFWIPLSLEVYRQPIEEAIERYGLQATVVLGQQKEVFAAADLAISKSGTVNLELALLNVPQVVVYRLSSLTAWIARNILKGSITFASPPNLVVMKPIVPEFLQEQATPENIIQAAMELLLNPSRRQQTLLDYEEMRQSLGKIGVCDRAAQEILQMRPNL, encoded by the coding sequence ATGCGGATATTTATCAGCACTGGCGAAGTATCTGGCGATTTACAAGGGTCGCTGCTAATTACAGCGCTGAAGCGTCAGGCTGTGGCGATTGGGTTGGAATTAGAGATTGTGGCGTTGGGTGGCGAAAAAATGGTGGAGGCTGGGGCAATTCTGCTGGGCAATACCAGTAGTATTGGCTCAATGGGCATTTTAGAAGGGCTGCCTTATGTTTTACCGACTCTCCAGGTGCAACGAGCGGCGATCGCTTCCCTAAGGCAAGATCCACCTGACTTGGTGGTGCTGATCGATTACATGAGTCCGAATATAAAAATTGGGACTTACATGAAACAGCATCTGCCAGATGTGCCTGTGGTATATTACATCGCTCCCCAAGAGTGGGCTTGGTCAGTCAATTTTCGTAGGACTAACAGGATTGTTGGCTTTACAGACAAGCTGTTGGCAATCTTCCCCCAAGAAGCCCGTTACTTTCGGGAGAAAGGGGCAAAAGTTATTTGGGTAGGGCATCCTTTGGTTGACGGAATGCAAGACGCTCCCAGTCGCCAAGCAGCTCGTACAACATTGGGGATTGCACCAGAACAGATTGCGATCGCACTCCTCCCCGCCTCTCGCCACCAAGAACTAAAATATCTTTTACCAATTATTTTTCAAGCCGCCCAAACTCTTCAAGCTAAATTACCTGAAGTTCATTTTTGGATTCCCCTATCTTTGGAAGTGTATAGACAGCCAATTGAGGAGGCTATTGAGCGTTACGGTTTGCAGGCTACAGTTGTATTAGGGCAACAAAAGGAAGTTTTTGCTGCTGCTGATTTAGCTATTAGTAAATCTGGTACTGTCAACCTAGAACTAGCTCTGTTAAATGTGCCGCAAGTTGTAGTTTACCGCCTTAGTTCCCTAACTGCTTGGATAGCTCGTAACATTCTCAAAGGTTCGATAACCTTTGCATCACCACCCAATTTAGTAGTGATGAAGCCGATTGTGCCAGAATTTTTACAAGAGCAAGCCACACCAGAGAATATTATCCAAGCAGCAATGGAACTGCTACTCAATCCCAGTCGCAGACAGCAAACTTTGCTAGATTATGAAGAAATGCGGCAAAGTTTAGGAAAAATTGGGGTGTGCGATCGCGCTGCTCAAGAAATTTTGCAAATGCGACCAAATTTGTAA
- the fabZ gene encoding 3-hydroxyacyl-ACP dehydratase FabZ has protein sequence MSILTEVNTIDTTTSTEPQAINETTISSEIKTSFTSEEIQKLLPHRYPFLLVDKIIDYVPGKKAVGVKNVTINEPHFQGHFPGRPLMPGVLIVEAMAQVGGIVLTQMSPEEDGLFVFAGIDKVRFRRQIVPGDQLVMTLELLWVKQRRFGKMQGRAEVDGQLACEGELMFSLVN, from the coding sequence ATGTCAATCCTCACTGAAGTGAATACCATCGATACAACTACATCTACCGAACCACAGGCTATAAATGAGACTACAATCAGTTCTGAGATTAAAACAAGTTTTACATCTGAAGAAATTCAGAAATTGCTACCCCACCGCTACCCATTTTTACTTGTAGACAAAATAATTGACTACGTTCCAGGTAAAAAAGCTGTTGGGGTTAAAAATGTCACTATCAATGAACCCCATTTTCAAGGACATTTCCCTGGGCGTCCACTGATGCCAGGGGTGCTAATTGTCGAAGCAATGGCACAAGTCGGGGGCATTGTCCTGACTCAAATGTCTCCGGAAGAAGACGGACTGTTCGTCTTCGCTGGTATCGATAAAGTCCGCTTTCGCCGCCAGATCGTACCGGGGGATCAACTAGTAATGACGTTGGAACTGTTATGGGTAAAACAACGTCGTTTCGGTAAGATGCAAGGTCGTGCCGAAGTTGACGGTCAACTTGCTTGTGAAGGGGAATTAATGTTTTCTCTAGTTAACTAA
- a CDS encoding DUF7219 family protein has product MEKKIVNKDDFLYPRGRYYGQVKPENLVFNANLQEFAQRVSYICNLETGGKLPPGAAYEQIKDLWKQLKRSKKELRIGEDPFQDDQGEVQD; this is encoded by the coding sequence TTGGAAAAAAAAATAGTGAACAAGGATGATTTTCTCTACCCTCGTGGCCGCTACTACGGTCAGGTAAAGCCAGAAAACTTGGTTTTTAATGCGAATCTACAGGAATTTGCCCAACGAGTAAGCTACATTTGCAACTTAGAAACAGGTGGAAAACTGCCTCCAGGTGCAGCTTACGAACAAATAAAGGATCTATGGAAACAGTTGAAACGCTCAAAAAAAGAGCTAAGAATTGGCGAAGACCCCTTTCAGGATGACCAGGGAGAGGTTCAAGATTGA
- the purC gene encoding phosphoribosylaminoimidazolesuccinocarboxamide synthase — protein sequence MSVNCKLYEGKAKILYTTDNPEVLLADFKDDATAFNAQKRGSIQGKGKINCSISSQLFKQLEANGIKTHFINSPAPNQMLVRAVKILPLEVVIRNIAAGSLCQQTGLPVGTILRQPLVEFYYKNDQLGDPLLTCDRLYLLELATAEQVDAITHLALHINKFLNNFWQRCGITLVDFKLEFGLDSQQQLLLADEISPDTCRLWDTAEKDSNRRVMDKDRFRRDLGNVEDAYQEVLQRVLKAVETTS from the coding sequence ATGTCTGTTAATTGCAAGTTATACGAAGGCAAAGCGAAAATTCTCTATACAACGGACAATCCCGAAGTCTTGTTGGCTGATTTTAAGGATGACGCCACGGCGTTTAATGCCCAAAAGCGTGGCAGTATCCAAGGAAAAGGAAAAATTAATTGTAGCATTTCCAGCCAGCTTTTTAAACAGTTGGAGGCAAATGGTATAAAGACTCACTTTATCAACAGCCCTGCCCCGAATCAGATGCTGGTGAGAGCAGTAAAGATTTTACCCTTAGAAGTAGTTATCAGAAATATTGCTGCTGGGAGTCTGTGTCAGCAAACAGGGTTACCAGTGGGTACAATTCTGAGACAGCCTTTGGTAGAGTTTTATTACAAAAACGACCAATTAGGAGATCCTTTATTGACATGCGATCGCCTGTATCTGCTAGAACTAGCTACTGCGGAACAAGTAGACGCAATAACACATCTAGCATTGCACATCAACAAATTTCTCAATAACTTTTGGCAGCGGTGCGGCATTACTCTAGTAGACTTCAAACTAGAGTTTGGTTTGGACTCACAACAGCAGTTGCTCTTGGCCGATGAAATTAGCCCCGACACCTGCCGTTTGTGGGATACCGCAGAAAAGGACTCAAACCGCCGGGTAATGGACAAAGACCGCTTTCGCCGAGACCTAGGAAATGTAGAGGATGCCTACCAGGAGGTTTTACAAAGAGTGCTAAAAGCAGTAGAAACTACAAGTTAA
- a CDS encoding BamA/TamA family outer membrane protein, which yields MRLSPVLLAAVAIAVPLGGSLSANAETANSSKQTTEVLTLEKNQQPEKDTGQGNSSKSLVSRPNPTRVIEGEPLQSRIVAIYPANPAASATSKVIVPTSTTPTTAQTPQINPSPTQQPSPAPDIPPPEIQQPTPSSTPETTPVPENVNPPTTEPLLPTTPEPSATPDIPPPASQQRTPASRPGATPSPQNINPPTTPGNTQPNTAPGATPSPQNINPPITPGNTQPNTAPGATPSPQNINPPTTPGNTQPNTAPEANDPRVLVSEVVIRSQAGQLSPELEDQVYKVIRTQPGRTTTRSQLQEDINAIFGTGFFSNVQATPEDTPLGVRVSFVVQPNPVLSKVEVQANPGTGVASVLPANTVDEVFREQYGKILNLRDLQEGIKQLNKRYQDQGYVLANVIGAPQVSENGVVTLQIAEGVVENIRVRFRNKDGQETDEKGQPIRGRTQDYIITRELELKPGQVFNRNTVQKDLQRVYGVGLFEDVNVSLDPGSDPSKVDVVVNVAERSSGSIAAGAGISSASGLFGTVSYQQQNLNGRNQKLGAEVQVGERELLFDLRFTDPWIAGDPYRTSYTTNIFRRSSISLIFDGKDEDIRTFDPDNPTNTNSQDRPRILRIGGGVTFTRPLSSNPYKTSVWTASAGLQYQRVSARDADGNLRKTGAVFDDDNGIRTSDEIPLTLSSSGQDDLLLLQLGAQRDLRNNPLQPTSGSYLRFGVDQSVPVGLGSIFLTRFRGSYSQYLPIKLISLSKGAQTLAFNLQAGTIFGDLPPYEAFTLGGSNSVRGYEEGALASGRSYVQASVEYRFPVFSVVSGALFFDVGSDLGTSTRAAEVLNKNGSGFGYGLGVRVQSPLGPIRIDYGINDDGDSRINFGIGERF from the coding sequence ATGCGTTTATCTCCCGTATTGCTGGCAGCAGTAGCAATTGCAGTCCCTTTGGGCGGTTCATTGAGTGCAAATGCAGAAACCGCCAACAGTTCAAAACAGACAACAGAAGTTTTGACACTAGAAAAAAATCAGCAGCCAGAAAAGGATACTGGTCAGGGTAACTCTAGTAAAAGTCTAGTATCTCGACCTAATCCCACAAGAGTTATAGAGGGGGAGCCTCTCCAATCCCGCATTGTCGCAATTTACCCTGCCAATCCAGCAGCGAGCGCGACATCAAAGGTAATAGTACCAACCTCCACAACGCCAACAACTGCACAAACCCCTCAAATTAATCCCAGCCCTACTCAACAGCCATCTCCCGCTCCAGACATTCCACCGCCAGAAATTCAACAACCAACGCCTTCCTCAACTCCTGAAACCACTCCAGTCCCAGAAAATGTCAATCCACCGACAACGGAACCTTTATTACCCACAACTCCGGAACCATCAGCCACTCCAGACATTCCCCCCCCAGCTAGTCAACAAAGAACACCTGCCTCACGCCCAGGCGCTACTCCCAGTCCGCAGAATATTAACCCGCCGACAACTCCGGGAAATACTCAACCCAACACAGCCCCAGGCGCTACTCCCAGTCCACAGAATATTAACCCGCCGATAACTCCGGGAAATACTCAACCCAACACAGCCCCAGGCGCTACTCCCAGTCCACAGAATATTAACCCGCCGACAACTCCGGGAAATACTCAACCCAACACAGCCCCAGAAGCCAATGACCCCCGCGTACTGGTATCAGAAGTAGTAATTAGATCACAGGCTGGGCAACTATCACCAGAATTAGAAGACCAAGTTTACAAAGTAATTCGTACCCAACCAGGACGAACGACAACCCGTAGCCAACTACAAGAAGATATTAACGCCATCTTTGGTACTGGCTTCTTCTCCAACGTCCAGGCAACGCCAGAAGATACCCCCTTGGGAGTGCGGGTCAGCTTTGTTGTGCAGCCTAACCCCGTCCTCAGCAAAGTAGAAGTGCAAGCCAATCCTGGCACTGGTGTTGCTTCTGTACTACCAGCTAATACTGTGGATGAAGTATTTCGGGAGCAGTATGGCAAAATCCTCAACTTGCGTGACTTGCAAGAAGGCATCAAGCAGTTAAACAAGCGATATCAAGACCAAGGTTACGTGCTAGCCAACGTGATTGGAGCGCCCCAAGTCTCTGAAAACGGAGTTGTTACGTTGCAAATAGCAGAAGGGGTAGTAGAGAATATTAGAGTCCGGTTCCGTAATAAAGATGGTCAGGAGACAGACGAGAAAGGACAACCGATTCGGGGACGCACACAGGATTACATCATTACACGAGAATTGGAGTTGAAGCCAGGACAAGTATTCAATCGCAACACAGTGCAAAAAGACCTACAGCGCGTGTATGGAGTGGGACTGTTTGAGGATGTGAATGTGTCCCTTGACCCTGGTAGTGACCCCAGCAAGGTGGATGTAGTAGTGAATGTAGCTGAACGCAGCAGCGGTTCTATTGCAGCTGGGGCAGGGATTAGTTCTGCTAGCGGACTTTTTGGAACAGTAAGCTATCAACAGCAAAATTTGAACGGTAGAAACCAAAAGCTGGGGGCAGAAGTACAGGTGGGAGAACGGGAACTGCTGTTTGACCTGCGGTTCACAGACCCCTGGATTGCGGGAGATCCCTACCGGACTTCTTACACAACAAATATTTTTCGCCGCAGTTCCATTTCATTGATTTTTGATGGCAAAGATGAAGATATTAGGACGTTTGACCCAGATAATCCCACTAATACAAATTCTCAGGATCGCCCCCGCATTCTCCGTATAGGTGGTGGTGTCACCTTTACCCGTCCCCTGTCCTCCAATCCTTACAAAACTTCCGTCTGGACTGCCTCAGCGGGTTTACAGTATCAACGAGTTTCTGCCCGTGATGCTGATGGCAATCTCAGAAAAACAGGAGCGGTATTTGATGATGATAACGGTATCCGCACCAGTGATGAAATTCCACTGACTTTATCTAGCAGCGGTCAAGACGATTTACTACTGCTGCAACTGGGGGCACAGCGCGATCTCCGGAATAACCCCCTGCAACCCACCAGTGGATCTTATCTCCGCTTCGGGGTTGATCAGTCGGTCCCTGTGGGGTTAGGCAGCATTTTCCTCACCAGATTCCGGGGTAGCTACAGCCAATATTTACCCATCAAGCTGATTAGCCTCAGCAAAGGGGCACAAACCTTAGCATTTAATCTGCAAGCAGGAACCATCTTCGGTGACTTGCCTCCCTACGAAGCTTTTACCCTTGGCGGTAGCAACTCCGTCCGGGGTTATGAAGAAGGAGCATTAGCTAGTGGACGCTCTTATGTGCAAGCATCAGTTGAGTATCGGTTCCCAGTTTTTTCAGTAGTCAGCGGCGCACTATTTTTTGATGTCGGCAGTGACTTGGGAACTAGTACTAGGGCAGCTGAAGTGTTGAACAAAAATGGTAGTGGCTTCGGCTATGGTCTTGGCGTTCGCGTCCAGTCTCCACTGGGGCCTATTCGGATTGACTATGGTATCAACGATGACGGTGATAGCCGAATTAATTTCGGTATTGGGGAAAGGTTTTAA
- a CDS encoding glycosyltransferase family 4 protein → MRIALFTETFLPKVDGIVTRLRHTVDHLQRSGNQVLVIAPDGGITEHKGAKVYGVTGFPLPLYPELKMALPRPAIGYTLEEFKPDVIHVVNPAVLGLSGIFYSKILKIPLVASYHTHLPQYLQHYGLGMLEGFLWELLKGAHNQAALNLCTSTAMIEELTAHGIERVDLWQRGVDTELFHPDLASVKMRSRLSQNHPESPLLLYVGRLSAEKEIERIKPILEAIPEARLALVGDGPHRQALQKHFAGTNTYFVGYLMGQELGSAFASADAFIFPSRTETLGLVLLEAMAAGCPVVAARSGGIPDIVTDGVNGYLFEPTADVQGAITATIRLLEQKQQRDIIRQNARQEAESWGWPSATRQLQDYYQKVIFSEQLTK, encoded by the coding sequence ATGAGAATTGCTCTATTCACCGAAACCTTTTTGCCCAAGGTTGATGGGATTGTAACGCGCCTGCGCCATACTGTTGATCATCTACAGCGCAGTGGTAATCAAGTTTTGGTGATTGCCCCTGATGGAGGCATCACAGAACACAAAGGCGCTAAAGTTTACGGCGTTACTGGCTTTCCTCTGCCATTGTATCCAGAGTTGAAAATGGCACTTCCCCGCCCAGCCATTGGTTACACCTTAGAAGAGTTTAAGCCAGATGTTATTCATGTTGTGAATCCAGCAGTTTTGGGTTTATCTGGGATATTTTATAGCAAAATCCTCAAAATACCCTTAGTGGCGTCTTATCATACGCATTTACCCCAATATCTCCAGCATTACGGCTTGGGGATGCTGGAAGGTTTTCTTTGGGAACTGCTTAAAGGCGCTCATAATCAAGCAGCTTTGAATCTGTGTACCTCAACAGCAATGATAGAGGAACTGACAGCACACGGTATTGAACGAGTAGATTTATGGCAGCGTGGGGTGGATACAGAATTATTTCACCCCGATTTGGCTAGTGTAAAGATGCGATCGCGTCTATCACAAAATCATCCAGAAAGTCCATTGCTACTTTATGTTGGGCGGCTTTCCGCTGAAAAAGAAATTGAGCGCATCAAACCAATTTTAGAAGCCATTCCCGAAGCGCGGTTGGCATTGGTTGGGGATGGCCCCCACCGTCAAGCATTGCAAAAACACTTTGCTGGCACAAACACTTATTTTGTTGGGTATCTCATGGGGCAAGAGTTGGGTTCTGCCTTTGCTAGCGCTGATGCCTTCATTTTTCCCTCCCGGACAGAAACATTAGGCTTAGTACTACTAGAAGCGATGGCTGCTGGCTGTCCGGTGGTAGCAGCCCGTTCGGGGGGAATTCCTGATATTGTGACAGATGGGGTAAATGGATATCTTTTCGAGCCAACAGCAGATGTTCAAGGAGCCATCACTGCCACTATTCGCCTCCTAGAACAAAAACAACAACGAGACATCATCCGTCAAAATGCTCGCCAGGAAGCAGAAAGTTGGGGTTGGCCATCTGCCACTAGGCAGCTACAAGATTACTACCAAAAGGTGATATTTTCTGAACAATTGACAAAATAG
- a CDS encoding DUF4291 domain-containing protein, whose product MRLITEPYLTQVSNWPKNGRHILAQYDDHSIVVYQAYRPAIGDFAATYGYFGGEFSFDRMSWIKPNFLWMMYRSEWGTQNGQEVVLAIWIKRSAIEEILAAAVHSSYVPELYPKKSEWQRALKQSQVRLQWDPDHHPSGTKLERRAIQLGLRGQVLATYAKDWIVNIEDISDFVQKQRQNIKSDCAELITPRETVYSVFDAETQVNLGLSACTK is encoded by the coding sequence GTGCGGCTGATAACAGAACCCTATTTAACTCAAGTCAGTAATTGGCCAAAAAATGGTCGTCATATATTAGCACAATATGACGACCATTCAATTGTTGTTTATCAAGCGTATCGTCCAGCTATTGGTGATTTCGCCGCCACTTACGGTTATTTTGGTGGTGAGTTCAGTTTTGACCGCATGAGTTGGATAAAACCTAACTTCCTCTGGATGATGTATCGTTCTGAATGGGGTACACAAAATGGGCAAGAGGTAGTGTTAGCTATTTGGATTAAGCGTTCGGCAATTGAAGAAATTTTAGCGGCGGCTGTTCATTCCAGTTACGTTCCAGAACTTTATCCCAAGAAAAGTGAATGGCAAAGAGCATTGAAGCAATCACAAGTCCGCCTACAATGGGACCCAGACCATCACCCATCGGGGACAAAATTAGAACGACGCGCTATTCAGTTAGGGTTACGTGGTCAAGTGCTAGCTACTTACGCCAAAGATTGGATTGTGAACATTGAGGACATATCGGACTTTGTACAAAAACAGCGGCAAAACATTAAATCTGACTGTGCAGAATTGATTACACCACGGGAGACAGTTTACTCTGTGTTTGATGCCGAAACGCAAGTAAACCTGGGATTATCTGCCTGTACTAAATAG